Genomic window (Streptomyces sp. RerS4):
GATAGGAGGGTCGGTTCCATGGCGGGCATCGGGAGGGCGAGCGGTGGCGTGGAGGCCGCGCCCGCCTCACAGCAGGGCATGCGCCGGCAGAACCTCGCGGTGGTGATCGGCGTGGTCGCCGCGCACGGCCCGCTCTCTCGGGCGGACGTCGCCGGGCACACGGGCCTGACCAGGCCGGCCGTCTCCTCCATGGTCGAGGAGCTCATCGGTCGCGGAGCGCTGACCGAGACGGAGACCGCGCCCAGCGGACGGGTCGGCCGCCCCGGACGGGCGCTGGCCCTGAACGATCGGGGTCCCGCGGGCCTCGGCCTGGAGATCGGCGTCACCCACCTGGCCGCGTGCGTCGTGGACCTGCGCGGTGAACCCCGGGTCTGGCGTCGCGTGGAGCGGGCCAACGCGGGCCGGCCGGCCGGGCAGGTGCTGGCGGAGGCCGCCGCGCTGGGCGCCGAGGCGGAGGCCGAGGCCGCCGCACTCGGGCTGCGCGTCGAGGGCCGCGTACTGGCCGTGCCGGGGGTGGTGCCGAACGAGCCGCGCGGGCTGGTCGAGCGTGCGCCCAACCTTGGCTGGCACGCCGTCCGCCTCGCCGACCACTGGCCCGACCCCGACACCGTGCCGGATCCGGAGAACGAGGCCAACCTCGGGGCGCTGGCCGAGTACTGGCACACCGAGCAGGCCGCGCAGACCTTCGTGCACGTCTCCGCCGAGGCCGGCATCGGTGCCGCCCTCGTCATCGACGGGCAGCTGTTCCGGGGCGCCCGCGGCTTCGCGGGCGAACTCGGCCACCTGCCCGTCCACCCGGAGGGCGCCCCCTGCGCCTGCGGGGCACGCGGCTGCCTGGAGCAGTACGCGGGCGAAGCGGCCGTACTGCGCGAGGCCGGGCTGGGGGGCGCCGGCGATCCGATGGCCCTGCTGGCCGAGCGGGCGGGCGCCGGGGACGCGGGGACCCTGCGCGCCCTGGACCGCGCCGGTCGGGCCCTGGGCCTCGCCCTCACCTCGGCGGTGAACCTGATCGACCCGGACGGCCTCGTCCTCGGCGGCGCCTACGCCGAACTCGCCGACTGGCTCCTCCCGCCGATACGCGCCGAACTCGCCGCTCGCGTCACCGTCCGGCCCTGGACCCCGGAGGCGGTGCGCCGCTCCGCCCTGGGACGCCGCGGACCGGTCCTGGGCGCGGCCTGGTCCACGGTCCACCGGATCATCGCCGACCCCACCCGGCTGCCCGCCCTCCCCGCACCGTGACGACGGCGTGTCGGCGCCATGGTGCGCGGGGGTGGAGGGAAGACCGGGCGGTCAGCCGTCGATCGCCGTCACGGTTCAGGTAGGCGAACGGGTCCCACAGGGCGTTGGAATCCTCCAGGTGTCGAGGCCGCCAACTCCAGGTCGGGGCAGCTGTCTTGACGGGTCGTCCGACGGCCGGCTTGATTGGGAGCGCTCCCACTCTTGTCCCCCACCCTCCCGAGGAAGGCTCCGCCCGTGCCTCCTGTCACCCCCGCCCGCCGCGTGCCGCGTCGCGCGGCCGCCGTGCTCGCCGGCCTCGCGCTGGCCGTCGGCGCCCTGTCCACGACCGCCCTGACCGTTCCGGTCGCGGCTGCCGCCACCGGGGCCGCCGCCGCCGAGACGCCCGTCCGGGTCAACCAGCTCGGCTACCTGCCGGACGGCCCCAAGCGGGCCACCGTGGTCAGCTCCGCGACCGCCCCCCTCGCCTGGCAACTGCGCGACGCCTCCGGCACGGTGGCCGCCTCGGGCACCACCACGGTGCGCGGCGCCGACCAGGCGTCCGGCCAGTCCACGCACCTGGTGGACTTCGGCGCGTACACCGGCACCGGCACCGGCTACACCCTGGGCGTCGGCGGCCAGACCAGCCACCCCTTCGACATCTCCGCATCGCTGTACGACGGACTGCGCGCCGACAGCATGTCGTTCTTCTACCAGCAACGCAGCGGTACCGCGATCGACGCGGCCCTGGCGGGCGGCAGTGCCTACGCCCGCCCCGCCGGGCACCTGGACATCGCCCCGAACAAGGGCGACACCAGCGTCCCCTGTCAAGCCGGGGTGTGCGACTACCGACAGGACGTGCGCGGCGGCTGGTACGACGCGGGCGACCACGGCAAGTACGTGGTCAACGGCGGCATCTCCGTCTGGGAAATGGTCAACTCCTACGAGCGCGCCCGGCGTTCGGGTGGTGACGCGGCGCTCGGCGACGCGACGCTGCGGGTGCCGGAGCGTGGCAACGGGACGCCGGACGTGCTGGACGAGGCCCGATGGGAGCTGGAGTTCCTGCTGCGGATGCAGGTCCCGGCCGGGAAGCCGATGGCCGGGATGGCCTTCCACAAGATGCACGACAACAAGTGGACCGCTCTGCCGACGCGTCCCGAACTCGACGCCGAGCAGCGTGAGTTGCACAAGCCGTCGACCGCCGCGACGCTGAACCTGGCGGCGTCGGCCGCGCAGTGTGCCCGGGTGTACGCGCCGTACGACGCCGCGTTCGCCGCGCGCTGCCTGGACGCGTCCCGCCGCGCCTGGACGGCCGCCAAGGGCAACCCGAACGTGCTCGCCCCGGCGACCGACAACACCGGCGGCGGTGCGTACGAGGACGCCGACGTCTCCGACGAGTTCTACTGGGCGGCGGCGGAACTCCTGGCCACCACCGGTGAGTCGCAGTACCGGGACGCCGTCACCTCCTCCGCGCACCACACCAAGCCCGTCGACGGGTTCTGGTGGGGCGGTACCGCGACGCTCGGCCGGATCACCCTCGCCACCGGCGCCGGCGTGGCCCTGCCCGCCGAGGACACGGCCCGGCTGCGCGGACTGCTGACCTCGGCCGCCGACGGCCACCTGTCCACCATGGCCGGACAGGGCTACGCGGTGCCACTCGCCGCCACCGGATACGGGTGGGGCTCCAACAGCTCCGTCACCAACAACGCGATGGTGCTGGCCGTCGCCTACGAGCTCACCGGCCGGGAACGCTACCGAGCCGGAGCGCTGGAGTCCCTGGACTACCTGCTCGGCCGCAACGCGCTCGGCCTCTCCTACGTCACCGGCTACGGCGATCGCTACGCGGAGAACCAGCACCACCGGTTCTGGGCGCACCAGAACGACGCCTCGCTGCCGCACCCGCCGGCCGGTTCCTTCGCGGGCGGGCCGAACGCGGGGCTGGAGGACCCGGTGGCCAAGGAGAAGCTCGCGGGCTGCGCGCCGGCGGCCTGCTACGTGGATGACATCGGCTCGTACTCCACCAACGAGGTGGCCATCAACTGGAACGCCTCGCTGGCCTGGCTGGCGGCCTTCGCGGCCGAGCGGCGCGGCGCCCCGGCCGTGCCCGCGGTCCAGGTGTCACCGGCGGTGGTGACGGTTCCGGAGGGCGGTTCGACGCCGGTGGGCGTGCGGCTCTCGGCCGCGCCCGCGCAGAACGTCACGGTGGCGGTGGCCGCCGGCTCCGGCGACCAGGACCTGTCGGCAGCCGCGACCTTGGTGTTCACCCCGGCCGACTGGGCCGCCGCACAGCAGGTTTCGGTCTCCGCCGCGCAGGATGCCGACGCGCTGGCGGGTAGCGCGACGTTCACGGCCGGGGGTCCCGGTGTGCAGCCGGCGACGTTCACGGCGACGGAGGCGGACGACGACGCTTCGGCGGCCGCCTGCACGGTGGCGTACCGGATCGACAACGCCTGGGCCAACGGCTTCACCGCGACGGTGACCGTGAGGAACACCGGAACCTCGGCCGTCTCCGGGTGGACCCTCGGCTGGAGCTTCGCGGGTGATCAGCGGATCGGCAACGCCTGGAACGCCACGGTGAGCCAGTCGGGCAGCACGGTCACCGCCCGGGACTCCGGGTGGAACGGTACGGTGGCGCCCGGCGGCAGCGTGAGCCTCGGCTTCCAGGCGACGTATTCCGGTACCAACGCGGTCCCGGCGCGCTACACGCTCAACGGTGCGCTCTGCTCCTGAACGATTGCGGGACGGGAAGCGCCGCCGACCCGGGAGGGGCGGCGGCGCAGTGGAGCCGGGATCGTCCCGGCTCCACTCACGTGGTGCGGGCGTGTCACTGGAACTGGGCGAAGAACCTCCATATCTCCGTCTTGGTCCAGGTCGTGACGCCGCTCTCGTTGGGGGAGCCGTCGACCGGACCGGGCAGGTGGCCGCCGTCGAACGCGGCCCATTGGACCGGGTACCCGGCGCGGCAGCCCGAGTAGGTGGTGGTGACGTGCGTGCGACTGCCCGGCGCCGGCTCGCGCGGGCTCTGGGGAGTGCAGCCGTTGTTGCCGACGAACCTGTCGCGCAGGGACCGTCCTTGCGCGATGCCGAGGACGGAGTCGCCGATGCCGTGGATTCCGAAGTAGGCGATGGGCCGGGTGCCGTCACCGCACCCGCTGATCTGTGCGCCGGAAATGACCGCGACAGCCCTGAAGACGTTCGCCCGGGAGCATGCGAGTGCGTAGCTCATACCGCCGCCCCAGCTGAAACCCGTGGCGAAACGCTGCGCCGGGTTGACGCAGAGGCCGCCCTCGATCCGCCGGATCATGTCGTCGACGAAGGTGATGTCCTCACCGCCCGAATTGGCCCAGCCGTTTCCGAGGCCCTGGGGGGCGACGAGGATCGCGCTGTTGCTCGACTGTTCCTGTTGGCCGTAGTAGGACCAGGCGTTTCCGCTCGTTCCGCCCGAGGCGACTTCGCCGGCGGTTCCGCCCCGCCAGTGGAACGCGAAGATCAGCCGATAGGGCCGGCTGTTGGTGTAGTTGTCGGGAATTCTGAGGATGAAGCTGCGGCTCTTGCCGCTGCTCTGAATCGTGTGCGTACCGCTTGCCAGGGTCGGGGCACTGCCGCACCCGCCGGCACCGGACGACAGCTTGACCATCTGCCAGTGCTGGTTGGCGCCGCCCCAGTCGGTGTACTGGACGACGTTGGCGCCGTCGGCGGTGGAGCCGCCCTGCACCTCGACGGCCTTGCCGCTGTTGCGGTTGATCAGCCGGACGTGGCCGGCTTCGGAGTCCGCCAGGCGGAACTGCTGGTTGGACCCGTTGCCGTCGGCCCACTGCGTGATCGCGGCGCCGTCGGCGGTCGAGGCGCCGGCCACGTCGAGGACCTTGCCCGAATGCCGGGCCTTGAGCCGGTAGAAGCCGCCGCCGGAGTCCACGAACTGCCACTGCTGGTTGGCTCCGTCGCCGCGCGTCCACTGGCCGACCCGCGCGCCGTCGGCGGTGGACACGCCGGAGACGTCCAGTGCCTTGCCGCTGTTGCGGTTGACCAGGACGTACCAGGCATTGCCGTCCACCGTCGCCGCCCGCGCGGGCGGCGGATCCACCGCGACGAGCATGCCGATCGCGAGGGTCGCCGCCACCACGGCGGCCACCCGGGACCACCAGCGGTTGCTCACCCCTTCGCCGCGGCAGGTCATGTGCGGCTCCAGCGTTGGTTGTTGCCGTTCGAGCAGGAGTAGAGCTGGATCAGGGTGCCGTTCGCGGTGCCGTTGGCGGCGGCGTCGAGACAGAGGCCGGACTGGACTCCGACGATGGATCCATCGGAGTTGAGGCGCCATTTCTGGTTGTCGCCACCCCAGCAGCTGTAGATCTGGACCTTGGTGCCGTTGCCGGTGCCGGCGGCGTCCAGGCACTTGTTGCCGTACACCCTCAGCTCGCCCGCGGTCGTGTACGACCACTGCTGGTTGGTGCGGTTGTTGCAGTCCCACAGGTTGACCTGGGTGCCGTCGGTGGTGCTGGCACCGGGTACGTCCAGGCAGCGGCCCGAACCGACGCCCTTGATCTGTCCGGAACCGGGGGTGGGCGTCGGAGTGGGGGAGGCGGCGTTGAGTGCGTTGAGGACGGAGGAGTAGGCGGCCTTCTTGCTGCCGTCGCCGTTGAACAGGAGCGGCGAGTGCTCCGGTCGCCAGGAGTCGGTGTCGCGCACTCCCCAGACGGTGATGCCGAGGCAGCGCGGGACGGCCAGGCAGTCGTTGGTCACGTTGGCGTAGGTCGTGCCCGAGGCGCCCTGGATGTCGAGTTCGGTGATGGCGACATCGACGCCGAGGGCGGCGAAGCTCTGCAGGGTGGTGCGGAAGTTGCTGTTGTAGGGGCTGTCGTTGTTGAAGTGGGACTGGAAGCCGACGCAGTCGATCGGCACGCCGCGCTGCTTGAAGTCCCGGACCATGGCGTACATGGCCTGCGTTTTGGCCCAGGTCCAGTTCTCGACGTTGTAGTCGTTGTAGCAGAGCTTGGCGGCCGGGTCGGCGGCGCGCGCGGTGCGGAAGGCGACCTCGATCCAGTCGTTGCCGGTGCGCTGCAGGTTGGAGTCGCGCCGGGCTCCCGAGGGGCCGTCGGCGAAGGCCTCGTTCACGACGTCCCACTGGCCGATCTTGCCCTTGTAGTGGGCCATCACGCCGTTGATGTGGTTGGTCATCGCCTGGCGCAGCGTGCTGCCGCTGAGGCTCTGCATCCAGCCGGGCTGCTGCGAGTGCCAGGCCAGGGTGTGGCCGCGCACCTGCTTGCCGTTCTGCACCGCCCAGTTGTAGACGCGGTCACCGGCGGTGAAGTTGAACTGGCCCCGCTGGGGCTCGGTGGCGTCGATCTTCATCTCGTTCTCGGCCGTCACGGAGTTGAACTCGCGGGCCGCGATCGTGCTGTACGCCGGGTCGCCCAGCCTGCCCGAGGCTATGGCGGTGCCGAAGTAGCGGCCGCTCTGCGCCGCCGCGCTGCCGAGCGTGCTCTCGGCGGCGTGTGAGGTCGGTGGCGCCACCAGCGCGACGGCCGAACCGAGGACGCCGGCGACCAGGGCCATATACAGGCCGCCGATCTTCCGGCGGACGGTGCGTGGGGAAATGGCATGTGAGCCCATGAATTGGCCTCCAGGAAAGAAATCACGGAAGGACTGGAGCGCGGCACGGTGAATCCGCGTGAAAGACGCCCGCGTCCGTGGGAAAAGGACGCTCACCACCAGGGCGTAAGGATTCGAGGACGGCGCCGGGAATCCGGACACAGGCGGACCGCACCACCTCGGGCATCAGTCTGGAAACCCCGCCGAAACAAGTCAAGAGTTTCGAAAGGATTTCGATAATTAGCCCCAATGGAGGGGTGGTAGCTCTTTTGGAAATTGAGCGATCCTCATCGAAAGTATTTCGATGAGGATCGCTCAAGGTGGGCTGTCGGTCGGCCTCGGCACCATGGCGCCTTCGGCGAGGAAGGGTTCAGTGGCCGTAGATCATCTTGTAGGCGACCTCCGGTAGGAACTGCCCGGCCGAGGAGCCGGCCCCGACGCCGCAGTTGCCGTCCGACTCGCCGGGAAGCTTGATCCACAGCAGCATCTCGGCACCGCCACCGTGCCGGCTGGGAGTACCGATCCGGCGACCGGCGGGGTTGCACCACTGGCCGTTGGAGCCGTTGCCGTTGCGGCTGGTGTCCACGACGAACGGCTTGGTGTAGCCATACGACCTCAGGGCGGAGTTGACCGCGTTGCCGTAGGAGGTGTTCTGGTCGGCGGTGAAGTAGTTGGAGACGTTCAGCGCGAAGCCGCGTGCCCCGCTGACACCGGCGGCGGCGAGTTGCCGCGCCATGGTCGAGGCGTCGATCCAGCCGGGGTTCCCGGCGTCGAGGTAGACCCAGGTGTTGGGTGCCTTGGCCTTGAACTGGGCGATGGCGTTCTTCAGCATGGCGTTGCGCTCGGCGATCTGGCCGGCCGTCATGCAACTCTCGTGACCCAGCGCGTCCGGTTCGAGGACGACGACGGCCGGGCGGCTGCCGATGCCACTGGCGAAGGCGGCGATCCAGGCGTCGTACGCGGCGCGGCTCCCGGCGCCGCCGCCGGAGTGACCGGCGCAGATGTCCCGGTTGGGGATGTTGTACGCGACCAGGATCGGCAGCTTGTCGTAGGAGTCCGCGCGGCCGACGTAGGCGCCGGCGGCCGCGGCGATGTCGCCGCTCCAGTTGCCGAACCAGCGGGCTGCCGGGGTGTTGGCGATGGACGTCCGGATGGCCGCCGCCCGCCCGTCGCCGGGGTTCGCGTTGGCCCACCGCAGGGCGGAGTTGTCGGGGTCGGCGTAGAAGCCGCTGCTCATGGTGGTCGGGTCGGCGGCGTGCGCGGGACCGGCGTTGATCACGGCGAGACCGGTGGTGAGCACACCGGCCAGCAGGGCGGACGCGGCTCGGAAGGACTTGCGCATGGTTCTTCCTCCGGTGGGGGGTGGGGAAGTGGGGGTGGGGAAGTGGGGGGAGAGAGGAGGGCTGCTTACGAGGAGCCGCGATCGGCCTGTGGCGATCGAGCGGCTCGGCGCCGGCTCAGATGAATCGCCACAGGTGGTCGTTGGTGCCGTTGTCGTCCCAGAGGACGGTCTGGGCCCCCTGGGCGGTGGAGGCGCCGGACACGCCGAGGACGCGGCCGCCGTTGGCACACTGGATCCTGAAGGTGTCGCCGCCGCCGTGGCGCAGGCGCCACCGGTGGTCGGCGGTGCCGTTGTCCGCCCACTGCGCGATCCGGGCGCCGTTGGCGGTGCCGCCGTTCTCCACGGCGAGGACCTTGCCGCTGTGGGAGTTGCGCAGGCGCAGGTAGCCGCCGGTGTCGATGACGGCCGTCCAGAGATGGTCGGCGGTGCCGTTGTCGTCCCACTGGATGGCGAGGCCGCCGTCCGCGGTGGACATGTCCTTCACACCGAGGACCCGCCCGCTGGCGACGTTCTGGATGCGCCTGGCACCGTCGGGGACGAACTGCCACTGGCCGGCGGGGGCGCCGGTGTCGGGCACCTGTACGGCTGCGGCGCCGTTGGCGGTGGAGCCGCCCGCGATGCCGAGCAGCTTGCCGGTGTGGACGTTCCGAAGCTTGTGGTAGCCGTTGCCGGCGTCGAGGACGGTCCACCGGTGGTCGGCGGTGCCGGTGTCGGACCACTGGAGGATCGGGGCGTTGTCGGCGCCGGACATGTCCTGCACGCCGAGGACCTTGCCGCTGTGGAGGTTGCGCAGCCGCAGTGCGGTGCCGTCGAGGA
Coding sequences:
- a CDS encoding ROK family protein — its product is MAGIGRASGGVEAAPASQQGMRRQNLAVVIGVVAAHGPLSRADVAGHTGLTRPAVSSMVEELIGRGALTETETAPSGRVGRPGRALALNDRGPAGLGLEIGVTHLAACVVDLRGEPRVWRRVERANAGRPAGQVLAEAAALGAEAEAEAAALGLRVEGRVLAVPGVVPNEPRGLVERAPNLGWHAVRLADHWPDPDTVPDPENEANLGALAEYWHTEQAAQTFVHVSAEAGIGAALVIDGQLFRGARGFAGELGHLPVHPEGAPCACGARGCLEQYAGEAAVLREAGLGGAGDPMALLAERAGAGDAGTLRALDRAGRALGLALTSAVNLIDPDGLVLGGAYAELADWLLPPIRAELAARVTVRPWTPEAVRRSALGRRGPVLGAAWSTVHRIIADPTRLPALPAP
- a CDS encoding RICIN domain-containing protein, with amino-acid sequence MTCRGEGVSNRWWSRVAAVVAATLAIGMLVAVDPPPARAATVDGNAWYVLVNRNSGKALDVSGVSTADGARVGQWTRGDGANQQWQFVDSGGGFYRLKARHSGKVLDVAGASTADGAAITQWADGNGSNQQFRLADSEAGHVRLINRNSGKAVEVQGGSTADGANVVQYTDWGGANQHWQMVKLSSGAGGCGSAPTLASGTHTIQSSGKSRSFILRIPDNYTNSRPYRLIFAFHWRGGTAGEVASGGTSGNAWSYYGQQEQSSNSAILVAPQGLGNGWANSGGEDITFVDDMIRRIEGGLCVNPAQRFATGFSWGGGMSYALACSRANVFRAVAVISGAQISGCGDGTRPIAYFGIHGIGDSVLGIAQGRSLRDRFVGNNGCTPQSPREPAPGSRTHVTTTYSGCRAGYPVQWAAFDGGHLPGPVDGSPNESGVTTWTKTEIWRFFAQFQ
- a CDS encoding glycoside hydrolase family 6 protein, whose amino-acid sequence is MRKSFRAASALLAGVLTTGLAVINAGPAHAADPTTMSSGFYADPDNSALRWANANPGDGRAAAIRTSIANTPAARWFGNWSGDIAAAAGAYVGRADSYDKLPILVAYNIPNRDICAGHSGGGAGSRAAYDAWIAAFASGIGSRPAVVVLEPDALGHESCMTAGQIAERNAMLKNAIAQFKAKAPNTWVYLDAGNPGWIDASTMARQLAAAGVSGARGFALNVSNYFTADQNTSYGNAVNSALRSYGYTKPFVVDTSRNGNGSNGQWCNPAGRRIGTPSRHGGGAEMLLWIKLPGESDGNCGVGAGSSAGQFLPEVAYKMIYGH
- a CDS encoding glycoside hydrolase family 9 protein; protein product: MPPVTPARRVPRRAAAVLAGLALAVGALSTTALTVPVAAAATGAAAAETPVRVNQLGYLPDGPKRATVVSSATAPLAWQLRDASGTVAASGTTTVRGADQASGQSTHLVDFGAYTGTGTGYTLGVGGQTSHPFDISASLYDGLRADSMSFFYQQRSGTAIDAALAGGSAYARPAGHLDIAPNKGDTSVPCQAGVCDYRQDVRGGWYDAGDHGKYVVNGGISVWEMVNSYERARRSGGDAALGDATLRVPERGNGTPDVLDEARWELEFLLRMQVPAGKPMAGMAFHKMHDNKWTALPTRPELDAEQRELHKPSTAATLNLAASAAQCARVYAPYDAAFAARCLDASRRAWTAAKGNPNVLAPATDNTGGGAYEDADVSDEFYWAAAELLATTGESQYRDAVTSSAHHTKPVDGFWWGGTATLGRITLATGAGVALPAEDTARLRGLLTSAADGHLSTMAGQGYAVPLAATGYGWGSNSSVTNNAMVLAVAYELTGRERYRAGALESLDYLLGRNALGLSYVTGYGDRYAENQHHRFWAHQNDASLPHPPAGSFAGGPNAGLEDPVAKEKLAGCAPAACYVDDIGSYSTNEVAINWNASLAWLAAFAAERRGAPAVPAVQVSPAVVTVPEGGSTPVGVRLSAAPAQNVTVAVAAGSGDQDLSAAATLVFTPADWAAAQQVSVSAAQDADALAGSATFTAGGPGVQPATFTATEADDDASAAACTVAYRIDNAWANGFTATVTVRNTGTSAVSGWTLGWSFAGDQRIGNAWNATVSQSGSTVTARDSGWNGTVAPGGSVSLGFQATYSGTNAVPARYTLNGALCS
- a CDS encoding endo-1,4-beta-xylanase, producing MGSHAISPRTVRRKIGGLYMALVAGVLGSAVALVAPPTSHAAESTLGSAAAQSGRYFGTAIASGRLGDPAYSTIAAREFNSVTAENEMKIDATEPQRGQFNFTAGDRVYNWAVQNGKQVRGHTLAWHSQQPGWMQSLSGSTLRQAMTNHINGVMAHYKGKIGQWDVVNEAFADGPSGARRDSNLQRTGNDWIEVAFRTARAADPAAKLCYNDYNVENWTWAKTQAMYAMVRDFKQRGVPIDCVGFQSHFNNDSPYNSNFRTTLQSFAALGVDVAITELDIQGASGTTYANVTNDCLAVPRCLGITVWGVRDTDSWRPEHSPLLFNGDGSKKAAYSSVLNALNAASPTPTPTPGSGQIKGVGSGRCLDVPGASTTDGTQVNLWDCNNRTNQQWSYTTAGELRVYGNKCLDAAGTGNGTKVQIYSCWGGDNQKWRLNSDGSIVGVQSGLCLDAAANGTANGTLIQLYSCSNGNNQRWSRT